The Populus alba chromosome 4, ASM523922v2, whole genome shotgun sequence genome contains a region encoding:
- the LOC118050856 gene encoding uncharacterized protein, translating to MSFHLARFFLQFGISSRTASINSSSGYYDLLFNPNKRKFTATAIPTAQKSSKEELLVVVGGGAAGVYGAIRAKTLAPNLDVHVVEKGNPLSKVKISGGGRCNVTNGHCSDIKILAEQYPRGHREFKGSFFDMHGPADTMSWFTDHGVALKIEEDGRVFPTSNSSSSVIDCLLSEAKHRGVSLQTRKVVSSASVEAGGKFLLKLEKRTVSFVENVKADYLLIASGSSQQGHSLAAQLGHSIVDPVPSLFTFKISDSGLAELSGVTFPKVEVKLKLENILRNTPHLTQVGPMLITHWGLSGPVILRLSAWGARDLFSSGYKGTLTVDFVPDFHIEDMKSILNRHKHKYAKQKALNSWPLGFSLTKRFWKYIVDREGLIGDALWASISNNSIVSIAHLLKHCAFEVTGKGQYKDEFVTAGGVPLSEISLNTMESKKCARLFFAGEVLNVDGVTGGFNFQNAWSGGYIAGTSIGELAAEATLEEGIL from the exons ATGAGCTTCCATTTAGCGCGTTTCTTTCTCCAATTTGGAATATCTTCAAGAACTGCTAGTATTAACTCTAGTAGTGGTTATTACGATCTCCTTTTCAATCCCAACAAAAGGAAATTTACTGCAACTGCCATTCCTACAGCCCAAAAG TCAAGTAAAGAAGAGCTATTGGTAGTTGTTGGAGGTGGAGCAGCTGGAGTGTATGGAGCTATTAGAGCCAAGACTCTGGCTCCTAATCTTGATGTCCATGTTGTAGAGAAAGGAAATCCTTTATCTAAg GTGAAAATATCAGGGGGGGGCAGATGCAACGTGACAAATGGGCATTGTTCTGACATTAAG ATTTTAGCAGAACAATATCCCAGGGGTCACAGAGAATTCAAAGGTTCTTTCTTTGACATGCATGGCCCAGCAGATACAATGTCCTGGTTTACTGATCATGGGGTGGCCTTAAAG ATTGAGGAGGATGGAAGAGTGTTTCCCACCAGCAACAGCTCGTCTTCAGTAATTGATTGTCTTCTGTCTGAAGCCAAACATAGAGgag TTTCATTGCAGACTAGAAAAGTTGTATCAAGTGCATCTGTTGAAGCTGGTGGAAAGTTTCTTTTGAAGCTTGAGAAACGTACAGTCAGTTTCGTTGAAAATGTCAAAGCTGATTATCTATTGATTGCCAGTGGGAGTAGCCAGCAG GGTCATAGTCTTGCAGCTCAGCTTGGTCATTCAATTGTAGATCCAGTACCGAGCTTGTTCACTTTTAAGATTTCAGATTCAGGACTAGCAGAATTATCAGGG GTTACATTTCCAAAGGTTGAAGTGAAGCTGAAATTAGAAAACATTCTGAGGAACACACCACACCTTACACAG GTTGGGCCCATGTTAATTACACACTGGGGGCTCAGTGGGCCTGTGATTCTCCGGCTTTCTGCTTGGGGGGCACGTGATCTGTTCAGTTCAGGTTACAAAG GCACACTTACAGTGGATTTTGTTCCTGATTTTCATATAGAAGACATGAAGTCAATCCTTAATCGACACAAGCATAAATATGCA AAACAAAAGGCACTTAATTCATGGCCATTGGGGTTCAGCCTTACAAAGAGATTTTGGAAATATATTGTGGATCGAGAG GGTCTGATTGGAGATGCACTGTGGGCCTCCATATCAAACAATTCCATTGTTTCTATTGCTCATCTTTTAAAGCATTGTGCATTTGAAGTAACAGGAAAG GGCCAGTACAAGGATGAATTTGTCACTGCCGGAGGTGTTCCTTTATCTgag ATCTCTTTGAACACAATGGAAAGCAAGAAATGTGCACGCCTTTTCTTTGCAGGAGAG GTGCTGAATGTTGATGGGGTAACTGGTGGTTTTAACTTCCAG AATGCATGGTCTGGTGGATATATTGCTGGTACAAGCATTGGTGAACTAGCAGCTGAAGCTACTTTGGAAGAGGGCATTCTTTGA